Sequence from the Notolabrus celidotus isolate fNotCel1 chromosome 14, fNotCel1.pri, whole genome shotgun sequence genome:
accctaaccctaacccttatcacaaccctaaccctaaccctaatcacaaccctaaccctaaccctaatcacacccctaaccccaaacctaaccctaaccctaaccccaatcacacccctaaccctaaccctaaccctaaccctaaccccaaccctaaccctaaccctaaccctaaccctaacccaaatcctaatcctaaccctcaccctcaccctcaccctaaccctaatcctaaccctaatcctaaccctaatcctaaccctaaccctaatcacacccctaaccctaaccctaaccccaaccctaaccctaatcacaaccctaaccctaatcacaaccctaggatcagggtgagaatgattttgtaacagaataaatgcacacaattgggcaattataagtcttctcacagaaacaccatacgtaaaagggttttcaacacacaaaccattagttttagCAAAAtcaaggtaaaatatacggctacaaaagatcctaaattaagagccgttcgggagtcgaaagagccggctcttctttgggggccgagtcaaaagagccggctctctgaaaagagcccaacttcccatcactaaagcacatgcttactaccatttgcactcttagttgcccttggaactatttgtattgtaaaacttatcaatgtaaatacttcagacctgtaccatagtgataaacagataacacttcaatttgaatcaagtaaataccacttgtatactttaaaacagagggtcatttcattccttgtggacacaacatgacagcatttatacttttcaagtaattgatcttaaacactttcagaaaatgaacagtaacaagactcacatatccctttgagccaccaaatggtatcataacaatggtgtatgctgttttgtaatgacacaccacaattttatgatttactagaaatgtattctaattatttcacggacccccacgttatggttcgcagacccccaggggtcccaggaccctactttgagaacaactgagctagagtacggtaattgagccaaatgtaccataaaacataaacaatatacccccgttttctgtgaatgcatgattatgaagtgaaggagaaaagatgtgaaaaaagttgtgcagtgtcgctgtcttttccagcacagcgtgaactcaactttcaatgaatggggatgtgttttgttaatagggtcaggtcaaacgcagccatgttggaataattttccaggactatatgtgattttccaggacattttactttttctcccattttccaggtgttttccagtactggaaaactggtcaacttttttccaggttttccaggacgcgtgggaaccctgtgtaTTAGTTGACTTGATTTGCAGTgtcatttatttactgtttaatCCCGGGTGGGTTACTGTAACTTTACATGCAAAAATGTCCTTATAACAGTATTGAAGTTAGCAAGCTAGCTAACTGCTGTGCTATCAATAAAAcaagtgattttcaaccactgtgccgtggcacactagtgtgccgtgacagatcgtcaggtgttccgtgggacattttccaatttcacttagtcaaaaaaaatatattattcatatcctgcaaacaatttgccatgtagtgtgtctgtgcctgcagtgtagtgactggcggagtaattcagtactccatgtactgacctgtgctacccacccactgggtggcaatgaagcacactaatgaccttgttaatttaagacaatagaattaatgatgtgcgagaggtgtatgtgacaagacgtaggcatacaacagcgatggataaatattcaaaaaggacaaatgaaaactccaaacttgGCCCTGGATAGAAGTCCAACCTGGATGAAGAGAGTAATATGGgtggtggaaaaggcaacttttatgagaaaaactacaacgggTTCTgagagagctctcaaagctagctacttagtagctgaactcgtagccaaatcaaaaaagccacacactgtggcagggacattaatactacctgcaaaagtcattgtaaataagatgctttgcACTGACGCAGTTAAAGAAGttgccaaagtccctctctcagataaataggttcataaattgagagactaaatgtgtcattttgtaaaacttttggttggtggtgtgactctggattttttttaatgtaagaaatgtcCCTTGGctaaaaaaaggttgaaaaacactgccaTATACTACTGTATCACTTGCTGACCCTTTTGTAGTGTGCTGTTCTAAGGAAGCATATCTATGAATGACAAGCTACAATTCCTTTACTGTTCAGATAGGCTGCTGAATGGTGGCATAAACAGAAAATTGACAGGTTTGCCTGTGCCAAGTACAAGGCTCAGCTCAGTTCTGGGCCCCCAACTAACCCAGGGCCCGGGACAACTGACCCGGTTGTCCCCCCCTGTCAGCTGCCCTGGTCTGGCAGATCATTCTACACAGCATGTTGTTTTCTTCAAATGTTTACCTCCTATTCTCCTGTATATTTGTAGTGTTGGCTGTATTTTACATGAGAACTGCTGAAGATGTGTGTGCATTGAAAAGACATACTGTAGATCTTTTCATTGATGtagtttttaaaatgctttctTTTGGCATCACCTTATAGGTAGGAAGAATACTGAAAGCTGCTTTCTCAGTTTCTTTCCTTGATTTATCTCTGTTGACAGATTTAATTAATAATTTAAGGGCGGATATTGTTATCCCTGCTGAGACATGGTCATTACATCAAGAAGAGAGGGGTGCCAAAAAATCTGTTCATCCTGTCTTTCCTtgagttgaaaaatgaagctgctATGTCTAGGCGTGTCTGAGGACCAAAAAGTGGTCCAAGAGTCTTCATATTTGAGTGAGCCTGCCGCTTTCTCTTTAGTAGATCTCCCGCCGTGCAAGCTCCTTTGCAGTGCACATTTCATTTCCGACCCCTGCTTGGTTTTCCTGAAACTGGACTCCAGACCTGATTAATAAAACATCCTTTGTGTGCCGCTGGCTGATCACCGGAGTCCTTTCAGCTGTATAAGTGGTGAAAGGCGACATAATCTTCCTCAGAACAAGATCTTGGCTGAGATTGAGCGCACAGGCACATACTAGGTAGACCACAAAACCCCCCCTGAGGAGGAGCAGCATGTTAGAGCCCCAGCAGCACGGTGAGCTCCTCCTGCATGACTCCCCACCGGTGTATGGGAAGCCGTGGTACTGGcagcgcagcagcagcagcatggagaGCACGCGCAGCCTGGCGCACGTCATCATGGAGATGCGCGACGAGATCaagaagctggaggaggagaaccgAGAGCTGAGGGGGGACTTTGGACAGCGGGGCATGTCAGGGGAATGCAGCAAGGTTTCCCCAGAATCAGAGAAGCTGGAAAACCCCTACGTGAACCTGAGGAGGAATGCATCTGCGCCGGTGTTGGAGGGACAATACAAAGGTAGGAAATAAGGCACTTCAGGACTTCTTTTGGacgtattttatttttatgtgtttgaaattatttttaatatgttgCTTAATAGAGAATATAGTATTATTAATTCAACTCGATGCTTAATTTATTGAATTTAACAATTTTCAAACCAGttcaacacatgaacacacaaacacatacagtatttaaaaacaaaaacaacaaacataatGTAATTCAGAACCCCCAGTGCAATTATACATTTGACTGCATCGTGCATTACATTAATACAAACGATATTATGCTTAAGggtgttttaaaaagtcataAATCTAACAGACTCACAAGTTGCTCTCTGAggacatgatgatgatgagagctCTGTTTGCACAGACAGGTGGTCAGCAGGAAGCTTTGCTGCAAAAAAGACAGTATGGTTATATTAAATCCTCAatgaacttaaagctgctgtgaggaacttttgttttgtattgattatggcgcccccttgtggacaaagtgatacctcttatctcttgtcctatacatgcaaaagtagtgttttcaacaaaaacctcatcctgttgtcttttaaaagtcaactttatcaggcaatgtgattactttccattaaaacagtcaaataaaggctgtttctgaagcgagatgtccatcatctggtctgacacctaccccctcagggtggtttcaggcattaaaaatgacaacagagaaggtgtcagtgttgttgctgattgtcttgtttgctgctgaaggtcataaagaggcatcagtatcattttcagtctgtttctcagccagttcaaaactcctcacagggcctttaaagaaagttaaaaaaaagtttttaaataaacagtaaAATGATGTGGCCTGATACTTAAATTAAACTGCAtgaaaaaatcaattaaaatcaCAGAGTGACATTTAGAATTTTAAttgggacaggagagatggtCCGATTTTTCTCCTTAGCATCAGTCCAACACCTGGATACTTCAGCTACCTCAGTTCCCATAATGCACTTCAGTTGCCTCTAATTGGCAACATTTAAAGCAGAACTCCGGTGATTTAGTAACACTTTTGTGGAGTTGGATGACACAGTGACAACAACATATTATGAGGAAGAGCAGAAATATTCAGGTTTTCTTCTGTGGAATTTGTCAAACATGTGCTAATGACCCTTTATCCTACGGCTCCCATATTAAAACTCAATAAATttgcacttttgttttttagaagTGGCCTGATATTTATTGAAAAGGCAACCACATGTGAAAACGTACAAGAAAACCATGAATTCGCTGTAAGACATGGAAAGTTTTAACACATGAAATTTACttgaaattaaaacatcaatTTATTGTTGTGTGATATCTGCtagccccggggtagacccataacgcggtggagggattatatctcccgcctggtctgggaacgccttgggattccccaggaggagctggaaagtgtcgccggggagagggatgtctgggtcaatttgcttggactgctacccccgcgacccgaccccggataagcggaagaaaatggatggatggatggatatctgCTAGCATATTTTAAAGTATATTATTTTCCTATTATTTTACAGAGAACACTGTCATGACTGTCAGAAGGTATTCTATTGGCTCCAACCTGTCAGGGGTGACCATGTCAGAAGGAGGGGTGGACAGGGCACAGAGGAAGGACTCTGGATGGGGACGACTAAAAGAAGACATCGACCATCACCATGGAAATGCCATCTTTGGTAATTCAGCCAGAGAGGTTAACAACAGGCACTCGCTGCAGGAATATGTGCACAAAA
This genomic interval carries:
- the LOC117825184 gene encoding uncharacterized protein LOC117825184, with amino-acid sequence MLEPQQHGELLLHDSPPVYGKPWYWQRSSSSMESTRSLAHVIMEMRDEIKKLEEENRELRGDFGQRGMSGECSKVSPESEKLENPYVNLRRNASAPVLEGQYKENTVMTVRRYSIGSNLSGVTMSEGGVDRAQRKDSGWGRLKEDIDHHHGNAIFGNSAREVNNRHSLQEYVHKNRTKVKTVTFLLPVDDIYTSRPVLKKHQEGPKITELASISETDS